Proteins from a single region of bacterium:
- a CDS encoding sugar ABC transporter permease, with amino-acid sequence ILEWTRPVILLPLFITPVVSAAMWRLMFHPDLGIVNYYLGRIGLGGPAWLSDPRLALVALVLLDAWRTIPFMFLVLHAGIMSQPHELFEAAMVDGAGAWQIFWRVTLPLLRYIMAVAVLIRAMDAFREFDIFYVLTAGGPGNATETLQMLNYRIFGFGRMGLASGLSTLTLVLVAVMSLALLRLLTQERAA; translated from the coding sequence GATCCTGGAATGGACGCGCCCGGTGATTCTTCTGCCGTTGTTCATCACGCCGGTGGTGTCCGCGGCGATGTGGCGCCTAATGTTCCACCCGGACCTCGGCATCGTGAACTACTACCTGGGCCGGATCGGCCTCGGGGGCCCAGCCTGGCTGAGCGATCCGCGGCTCGCGCTCGTCGCCCTCGTCCTGCTCGACGCGTGGCGCACGATCCCGTTCATGTTCCTGGTCCTGCACGCCGGGATCATGAGCCAGCCGCACGAATTGTTCGAAGCGGCGATGGTCGACGGCGCCGGTGCGTGGCAGATCTTCTGGCGCGTGACGCTGCCGCTGCTCCGGTACATCATGGCTGTCGCGGTGCTGATCCGCGCGATGGACGCGTTCCGCGAGTTCGACATCTTCTACGTGCTGACCGCGGGCGGGCCCGGCAACGCGACGGAGACGCTCCAGATGCTCAACTACCGGATCTTCGGGTTCGGACGGATGGGCCTCGCGAGCGGGCTGTCCACGCTCACGCTCGTGCTGGTCGCCGTGATGTCGCTCGCGCTGCTGCGCCTGCTCACGCAGGAGCGCGCGGCGTGA
- a CDS encoding carbohydrate ABC transporter permease, with protein MRRGRAAASGAVALFVLAWTIIPLAWMLSASVKTELVLYTRPPRWIFTPVFDAYRQVLFQVPFAHYFVNSLLVAAGTTAGAMLLGCPAAYGFSRFAFRGARIVRFLILMTRMVPRIALVVPYFLMMLRLGLLDTYTGLILAYVSFALPFTVWLLIGFFDEVPRDVEEAGLVDGCSRFRVFRDIALPLAAPGLAVAGIFAFLLSWNEFLFALILSGARSKTLPVVIAGFNTDVGPLYNQMSAAAALVMIPTLVLTFALQRHVVRGLTLGAVKG; from the coding sequence GTGAGACGGGGCCGCGCCGCCGCATCCGGCGCCGTCGCGCTGTTCGTCCTCGCGTGGACGATCATTCCGCTGGCGTGGATGCTCTCCGCCTCGGTCAAGACGGAACTGGTCCTCTACACGCGGCCGCCGCGGTGGATCTTCACCCCCGTCTTCGACGCCTACCGGCAGGTGCTGTTCCAGGTGCCGTTCGCGCACTACTTCGTGAACAGCCTGCTCGTCGCCGCCGGCACAACGGCGGGGGCGATGTTGCTGGGCTGTCCCGCAGCCTACGGCTTCTCGCGGTTCGCGTTTCGCGGCGCCCGGATCGTGCGGTTCCTCATCCTGATGACGCGCATGGTCCCGCGCATCGCGCTCGTCGTGCCCTACTTCCTGATGATGCTGCGCCTCGGGCTCCTGGATACGTACACCGGGCTGATCCTCGCCTACGTGTCCTTCGCCCTGCCCTTCACGGTGTGGCTGCTGATCGGCTTCTTCGACGAGGTCCCGCGGGATGTCGAGGAGGCGGGGTTGGTCGACGGGTGCTCCCGCTTCCGCGTGTTCCGCGACATCGCGCTGCCGCTCGCCGCGCCCGGCCTCGCGGTTGCCGGCATCTTCGCGTTTCTCCTGTCGTGGAACGAGTTTCTCTTCGCCCTCATCCTCTCCGGCGCGCGCTCCAAGACGCTGCCGGTCGTCATCGCGGGGTTCAACACGGACGTCGGGCCCCTGTACAATCAGATGAGCGCCGCGGCGGCGCTCGTGATGATTCCGACGCTGGTGCTGACGTTCGCGCTCCAGCGGCACGTCGTGAGGGGGCTGACGCTGGGGGCGGTCAAGGGCTGA
- a CDS encoding adenosine deaminase, giving the protein MSDFLRGLPKVELHLHIEGTLEPELMFRLARRNGVALPWGSVDEARRAYVFENLASFLALYYAGCSVLVREEDFYDLTFAYLTRAVAQNVRHAEIFFDPQTHTARGVPFARVVAGIYRALEDGRRTLGISTKLIMCFLRHLSPEAAMGTLEQAMRFKDRIVAVGLDSAEAGNPPEKFRAVFDRARSEGFLTVAHAGEEGPPEYIRQTLDLLQVSRIDHGVRCIDDPRLVRRLAEEQVPLTVCPLSNVKLRVFPSIVEHNLKRLLDHGLCATVNSDDPAYFGGYIEENFRAAREALGLTRNDVAHLSRNGVRASFLSPGEKDRLSAELDAYLRLAGV; this is encoded by the coding sequence GTGAGCGACTTCCTGCGCGGTCTGCCGAAGGTCGAACTGCACCTGCACATCGAGGGCACTCTGGAGCCCGAGTTGATGTTCCGGCTGGCACGGCGCAACGGCGTCGCACTGCCTTGGGGCTCTGTGGACGAGGCGCGTCGCGCGTACGTGTTCGAAAACCTGGCCTCGTTCCTGGCTCTCTACTACGCCGGGTGCAGCGTGCTCGTGCGCGAAGAGGACTTCTACGACCTGACGTTCGCCTACCTGACACGGGCCGTTGCGCAAAACGTCCGTCATGCCGAGATCTTTTTCGATCCACAGACGCATACCGCGCGCGGTGTGCCGTTCGCGCGGGTCGTCGCCGGGATCTACCGCGCGCTCGAAGACGGCCGCCGGACGCTCGGCATATCCACCAAACTCATCATGTGTTTCCTGCGGCACCTGAGCCCCGAGGCCGCCATGGGTACCCTGGAGCAGGCGATGCGCTTCAAAGACCGGATCGTGGCCGTGGGCCTTGATTCGGCCGAAGCGGGGAACCCGCCCGAGAAGTTTCGGGCCGTGTTCGACCGGGCGCGGTCGGAGGGGTTCCTGACTGTCGCCCACGCGGGCGAGGAAGGACCGCCGGAATATATCCGGCAGACACTGGACCTGCTGCAGGTGTCGCGCATCGATCACGGCGTCCGCTGCATCGATGATCCGCGCCTGGTGCGGCGGCTGGCCGAAGAGCAGGTGCCCCTCACGGTGTGTCCACTCTCCAATGTGAAGCTCCGCGTCTTTCCCTCGATCGTCGAGCACAACCTCAAGCGGCTGCTCGATCACGGCCTCTGTGCGACCGTGAACTCGGATGATCCGGCATACTTCGGCGGGTACATCGAGGAGAACTTTCGCGCGGCGCGAGAGGCGCTCGGGCTCACGCGGAACGATGTGGCACACTTGAGTCGCAACGGCGTGCGGGCATCGTTCTTGAGCCCCGGCGAGAAGGACCGCCTGTCGGCCGAGCTGGACGCGTACCTTCGTCTCGCAGGCGTCTGA
- the allB gene encoding allantoinase AllB, with amino-acid sequence MKADLAIVGGRVATDAGVFCGTVLISGGIIAALVGPDRRPAAEDVLDATGRIVLPGGVDPHVHFNEPGRTHWEGFETGSAAAAAGGITTVIEMPLNANPPTTDARAFGLKVEAIRSKAFVDYALWGGLVADNVDRMEGLERSGALAYKAFMIDTGTEFTRADDGVLWEGMEKIAAWGSLLGVHAENHDLAMRLQSRFEQAGRRDMRAWCEARPPQVELEAIRRVLGLARATACRLHIVHLSTPEGGSLIAAARHAGQPVSVETCPHYLLLDEAAFAELGPVAKCAPPLRARAAVEGLWRQVLDGTIDCLSSDHAPCPPEDKARGADDVWRAWGGISGVQTLLPLTVSEGVHRRGMPLERLVALTSANAARTFGLYPRKGSLLPGADADIVIVDPDREWTITADRLRYRHRLSPFLGWRVKGWVERVLVRGRTIVRDGEVVGEPGHGRLIRRSAEPRVP; translated from the coding sequence GTGAAGGCGGACCTCGCGATCGTCGGCGGCCGTGTCGCCACAGACGCCGGCGTGTTTTGCGGGACCGTCCTGATCTCAGGCGGCATCATTGCGGCACTCGTGGGCCCGGATCGGCGGCCGGCGGCAGAGGACGTGCTCGACGCCACGGGGAGGATCGTGCTGCCCGGCGGCGTCGACCCGCACGTACATTTCAATGAACCTGGGCGGACGCACTGGGAAGGGTTTGAGACGGGGAGCGCGGCGGCCGCCGCCGGCGGCATCACGACCGTGATCGAGATGCCGCTCAACGCCAATCCGCCGACGACAGACGCGCGGGCGTTCGGCCTCAAAGTCGAGGCGATCCGCTCCAAGGCGTTCGTCGACTACGCCTTGTGGGGCGGCCTGGTGGCCGACAACGTGGACCGCATGGAAGGGCTGGAGCGATCGGGTGCTCTGGCCTACAAGGCCTTCATGATCGACACCGGCACCGAGTTTACGCGCGCGGACGACGGCGTCCTGTGGGAAGGCATGGAAAAGATCGCCGCCTGGGGCAGCCTGCTCGGCGTGCACGCGGAGAACCACGACCTTGCGATGCGCCTGCAATCACGCTTCGAGCAGGCGGGCCGCCGCGACATGCGCGCGTGGTGCGAAGCGCGCCCGCCCCAGGTCGAGCTGGAGGCGATCCGCCGAGTGTTGGGGCTGGCTCGGGCGACCGCATGCCGGCTGCATATCGTGCACCTGAGCACGCCGGAAGGAGGATCGTTGATCGCGGCGGCCCGGCACGCCGGGCAGCCGGTGAGCGTCGAGACGTGCCCCCACTATTTGCTGCTCGACGAGGCGGCGTTTGCTGAGCTTGGGCCGGTGGCCAAATGCGCGCCCCCGCTGCGCGCACGCGCGGCGGTCGAAGGGCTGTGGCGTCAGGTGCTCGACGGCACGATTGACTGCCTGTCGTCTGATCACGCTCCGTGTCCGCCGGAGGACAAGGCGCGGGGCGCCGACGACGTGTGGCGGGCGTGGGGAGGCATCAGCGGGGTGCAGACGCTGCTTCCACTCACGGTCTCCGAAGGGGTGCACCGCCGCGGGATGCCGCTCGAGCGCCTCGTGGCGCTCACATCGGCCAATGCCGCGAGAACCTTCGGCCTCTATCCCCGCAAGGGTTCGCTCCTGCCCGGCGCCGACGCCGACATCGTGATTGTTGACCCTGATCGCGAGTGGACGATCACGGCGGACCGGCTGCGGTACCGTCACCGCCTGAGTCCGTTTCTCGGTTGGCGCGTCAAAGGATGGGTCGAGCGCGTGTTGGTCCGGGGCCGCACCATCGTACGGGACGGGGAGGTTGTGGGCGAGCCTGGTCACGGCCGGCTCATCCGCCGCAGCGCGGAGCCGCGCGTACCGTGA
- a CDS encoding alanine--glyoxylate aminotransferase family protein, giving the protein MNPDVRRYQALGPSPRRLFGTGPMNPDPRVLRALGLPLLGQFDPEFTAIMNEVGDLCRFVFRTSNGQAFPISGTSRAGLEAGLCSVLEPHDRVVVGVAGRFGELLAEISTRCGADVTPVLAEWGRVLDPDALRKAVAEVRPKVVALVHGDTSTGVLQPLENLAGAAHAHGAAVLVDAVLTLGGVPVETDRWGLDICVAGTQKCLGCPSGMAPITYTSDVERLIAGRHMPVQSNYLDLGQIQAYWGPERLNHHTLPTSMTYGLREALRLIYEEGLETRWARHHRAGAALHAGIEAMGLRLFGDPAHRLPMLAIVEVPAGVSEPGVREMLLRRHNMEIMAAFGALRGRAWRIGFMGYNAEVQNVLQFLEAFEDVLIASGARVPRGDAIDAANARAGSGR; this is encoded by the coding sequence GTGAACCCGGACGTGCGCCGGTACCAAGCGCTGGGCCCCTCGCCGCGCCGGCTGTTCGGCACCGGTCCCATGAACCCGGATCCGCGCGTGCTGCGCGCGCTCGGCCTGCCTCTCCTCGGTCAGTTCGATCCGGAGTTTACCGCGATCATGAATGAGGTCGGCGATCTCTGCCGGTTTGTCTTCCGGACGTCGAACGGGCAGGCGTTTCCGATCTCGGGCACCTCACGGGCCGGGCTCGAGGCGGGATTGTGCAGCGTGCTTGAGCCGCACGATCGCGTCGTTGTCGGGGTCGCCGGCCGGTTCGGCGAGTTGCTCGCGGAGATCTCGACCCGGTGCGGCGCCGACGTCACGCCGGTACTGGCCGAGTGGGGCCGGGTCCTTGATCCTGACGCCCTTCGAAAAGCGGTCGCCGAAGTCCGTCCGAAGGTTGTCGCCCTGGTCCACGGGGACACGTCGACGGGTGTGCTGCAGCCGCTCGAAAACCTCGCCGGGGCCGCGCACGCTCACGGCGCGGCCGTGTTGGTGGACGCGGTGCTCACGCTCGGCGGCGTTCCGGTGGAAACCGATCGGTGGGGATTGGACATCTGCGTGGCCGGCACGCAAAAATGCCTCGGGTGCCCCTCCGGGATGGCCCCGATCACCTATACATCGGACGTGGAACGTCTCATCGCGGGCCGGCACATGCCGGTGCAGAGCAACTACCTCGACCTCGGACAGATTCAGGCATACTGGGGGCCGGAGCGGCTCAATCACCACACGCTCCCCACAAGCATGACGTACGGTCTGCGGGAAGCCCTTCGGTTGATTTACGAGGAAGGGCTCGAGACGCGCTGGGCGCGGCACCATCGGGCCGGGGCGGCGCTTCACGCCGGGATTGAGGCGATGGGCCTTCGGCTCTTCGGCGATCCGGCGCATCGCCTGCCGATGCTGGCGATCGTCGAGGTGCCGGCCGGCGTCTCGGAGCCGGGTGTCCGCGAGATGCTGCTCCGTCGACATAACATGGAGATCATGGCGGCGTTCGGCGCCCTGCGCGGCCGGGCGTGGCGGATCGGGTTCATGGGGTACAACGCGGAGGTGCAGAACGTCCTTCAGTTCCTCGAGGCGTTCGAGGACGTACTCATCGCGTCGGGTGCGCGCGTACCAAGGGGTGACGCGATCGACGCCGCGAATGCGCGCGCGGGATCTGGCCGGTGA
- a CDS encoding DUF1116 domain-containing protein, which yields MPSIDEDNREAIERLHAADPTLEDVRPAGEVVPGLTPPTVLHAGPPVAWDEMCAPLRAALLGGIRLEGWARSDEEGSRLIAGGEIRVGQAHDHNAVGPMTGVLTPGMPVFVVRNRAFGNAAYCTLNEGIGRALRFGAADDTVLERLRWFATVLGPALGMAVRRAGGIELRGLVGRALMMGDELHQRNVAATSLFLRALAAPLAESGLPSAVLARILEFVAANDQFFLNLAMAAAKAAVDPLRSISRCTVVTAMARNGTTFGIRVSATGDRWFTAPAPVARGLLFPGFTAADCNPDIGDSAILETVGWGGFAMAAAPAVVQFTGGRSVQEAVTVTREMGEICIGRSPHYRISALDFEGVPTGIDVRRVVATGIVPVITTGIAHRRAGIGQVGAGVVRAPLVCFVDAVRALARLSGFRRGAAEDGPQP from the coding sequence ATGCCGTCGATCGACGAGGATAATCGGGAGGCGATCGAGCGCCTCCACGCGGCCGACCCGACGCTGGAGGATGTCCGCCCGGCCGGTGAGGTCGTCCCGGGGCTGACTCCGCCCACCGTGCTGCATGCCGGGCCGCCTGTGGCGTGGGATGAGATGTGCGCGCCGTTGCGCGCGGCGCTGCTTGGCGGGATTCGTCTCGAGGGCTGGGCGCGCAGCGACGAAGAGGGGAGTCGCCTCATCGCGGGCGGCGAGATACGGGTCGGGCAGGCGCATGATCACAACGCGGTGGGTCCCATGACCGGGGTCCTGACACCCGGCATGCCGGTCTTTGTGGTCCGCAACCGCGCGTTCGGCAACGCCGCATATTGCACTCTCAACGAAGGGATCGGCCGGGCGCTCCGATTTGGCGCGGCGGACGATACGGTGCTCGAACGCCTGCGGTGGTTTGCGACTGTGCTTGGACCTGCGCTCGGCATGGCCGTCCGCCGCGCCGGCGGGATCGAGCTGCGGGGGCTCGTCGGCCGCGCGCTCATGATGGGCGATGAGCTGCACCAGCGAAACGTCGCCGCCACGTCGCTGTTCCTGCGGGCGCTCGCGGCGCCCCTGGCGGAGAGCGGGCTGCCCTCTGCCGTCCTGGCGCGGATCCTCGAGTTCGTCGCCGCCAATGACCAATTCTTCTTGAACCTGGCCATGGCCGCGGCCAAAGCCGCCGTTGACCCCCTCCGGAGCATTTCTCGCTGCACGGTCGTGACCGCGATGGCCCGGAACGGGACCACCTTCGGGATCCGCGTCAGTGCGACGGGCGATCGCTGGTTCACGGCGCCGGCGCCGGTCGCGCGCGGGCTCTTGTTCCCCGGGTTCACCGCGGCAGACTGCAATCCCGATATCGGGGACAGCGCGATTCTCGAGACGGTGGGGTGGGGAGGGTTTGCGATGGCCGCCGCACCGGCCGTGGTGCAGTTTACCGGCGGTCGTTCGGTGCAGGAGGCCGTCACGGTGACCCGCGAGATGGGCGAAATCTGTATCGGCCGGAGCCCGCACTATCGCATTTCGGCGCTCGACTTCGAGGGGGTCCCGACCGGAATCGACGTGCGCCGGGTCGTCGCGACCGGGATCGTCCCGGTCATCACTACGGGGATCGCCCACCGGCGCGCGGGCATCGGGCAGGTCGGCGCGGGCGTGGTTCGTGCGCCGCTGGTCTGCTTCGTTGATGCGGTGCGTGCCTTGGCCCGGCTGTCCGGGTTCCGGCGCGGCGCGGCCGAGGACGGTCCGCAGCCGTGA
- a CDS encoding hydroxyisourate hydrolase has translation MTPVISTHVLDTGRGEPAAGVRVELYRDGVLLSAQDTDRDGRIADLVRGPIEAATYRLVFHVPFSFASRLELQFVVADTTRHYHIPLLVSPYACTAYRGS, from the coding sequence GTGACGCCGGTGATCTCCACCCACGTGCTCGACACCGGGCGCGGGGAGCCGGCGGCCGGGGTGCGTGTGGAGCTGTATCGCGACGGCGTCCTGCTGTCGGCCCAGGACACGGATCGCGACGGCCGCATCGCCGATCTCGTGCGCGGCCCGATCGAAGCGGCAACCTACCGGCTCGTGTTCCACGTGCCGTTCTCGTTCGCCTCGCGCCTCGAGCTGCAGTTTGTCGTCGCCGACACCACCCGCCACTACCATATCCCGCTCTTGGTCTCGCCGTACGCGTGCACGGCCTACCGCGGAAGCTAG
- a CDS encoding 2-oxo-4-hydroxy-4-carboxy-5-ureidoimidazoline decarboxylase, with protein sequence MRRRALPVSHVPRLLSVNELARLFEGKTRFVERLARCADPLGDADALLREVPEDELIEALNAHPRIGARAPSTMSATEQGGEEDPRLLEELRRLNDLYEARFGFRFVVFVNRRTRSEIVPVMRARLARSRPDELRTAVRELVAIAQDRHRDAGTR encoded by the coding sequence GTGCGACGTAGAGCCCTCCCGGTGAGCCACGTCCCGCGACTGTTGAGCGTCAACGAGCTGGCGAGGCTCTTCGAGGGGAAGACGCGCTTCGTGGAGCGTCTCGCTCGATGCGCCGATCCGCTCGGCGACGCGGACGCGCTGCTCAGAGAAGTTCCGGAGGACGAGCTTATCGAAGCGCTGAATGCCCATCCCCGGATCGGGGCCCGCGCGCCGTCGACGATGTCCGCGACGGAGCAGGGCGGGGAGGAAGACCCGCGCCTCCTCGAAGAGCTCCGTCGTTTGAATGACCTGTACGAGGCCAGGTTCGGCTTCCGGTTCGTCGTCTTCGTCAACCGCCGGACGCGCAGCGAGATCGTGCCCGTCATGCGGGCGCGCCTGGCCCGTTCCCGGCCGGACGAACTGCGGACGGCCGTTCGGGAACTTGTGGCCATCGCGCAAGATCGCCACCGCGACGCAGGCACCCGGTGA
- a CDS encoding urate hydroxylase PuuD: protein MTGIAVVWLDIAARWIHVIAAIMWIGDSLLFMWIDSHLRPDPESRADVAGVTWLLHAGGYYHLEQRRLLPGRLPPYLRWFWLEATTTWISGFLLLILVYYLNADALMIDRGVSHLTAAQSIAVGLAMLPAGWFLYDALWRTPLARAPLPAWSVSFALLAGTVYAVTHLLSPRAAFLHVGAVLGTIMVVNVWVHVLPPQRRMLQAARSGRDVDYSLGRHAKIRSTHNTYLTFPVIFLMLSQHFPSVLAARPLWVVLVLFVVLGAGARHVMLAGIPAARWSGVAAAAAAVVLGLLIVARIPPSPRGPSGTLGEAASAPSFAAVRGIIAQRCAACHSETPVMPGIAAAPNGVKFDTPAEIEARAALIKLRAVDLGSMPPGNVTHITDAERDILKRWVEAGAPLK from the coding sequence GTGACCGGAATCGCCGTTGTATGGCTCGATATCGCGGCGCGCTGGATCCACGTCATCGCCGCGATCATGTGGATCGGGGACTCGCTGCTCTTCATGTGGATCGACAGCCACCTGCGCCCGGATCCGGAGTCCCGGGCGGACGTGGCGGGCGTCACCTGGCTGCTCCACGCGGGCGGTTACTACCATCTGGAACAGCGCAGGCTGCTTCCCGGGCGTCTGCCGCCGTACCTGCGCTGGTTCTGGCTGGAGGCCACCACGACCTGGATCAGCGGATTCCTGCTCCTGATCCTGGTCTACTATCTGAACGCGGACGCGCTCATGATCGACCGCGGCGTCTCACACCTCACCGCGGCGCAATCGATTGCCGTCGGCCTGGCGATGCTTCCGGCCGGGTGGTTTCTCTACGACGCGCTCTGGCGAACGCCGCTGGCGCGCGCCCCGCTGCCGGCGTGGTCCGTATCCTTCGCGCTCTTGGCCGGCACCGTCTACGCGGTGACCCACCTGTTGAGCCCCCGCGCCGCCTTCCTCCATGTCGGGGCCGTGCTGGGCACCATCATGGTGGTGAACGTCTGGGTGCATGTGCTGCCGCCGCAGCGCCGGATGCTGCAGGCGGCGCGCAGCGGGCGCGATGTCGACTACTCGCTTGGCCGCCACGCCAAGATCCGATCGACACACAACACGTATCTGACGTTCCCCGTCATCTTCCTGATGCTGAGCCAGCACTTCCCGTCGGTCCTTGCCGCGCGCCCGCTCTGGGTTGTCCTCGTGTTGTTCGTCGTGCTGGGCGCGGGGGCGCGGCACGTCATGCTGGCCGGCATCCCGGCGGCGCGCTGGAGCGGGGTCGCCGCGGCGGCGGCGGCCGTTGTGCTCGGGTTGCTCATTGTGGCCCGCATTCCGCCATCGCCGCGGGGGCCGTCGGGCACGCTGGGCGAGGCAGCGTCCGCGCCGTCCTTCGCGGCGGTCCGGGGCATCATCGCACAGCGCTGCGCCGCCTGCCATTCCGAAACGCCGGTGATGCCGGGAATCGCGGCCGCGCCAAACGGGGTGAAGTTCGATACGCCCGCGGAGATCGAGGCCAGGGCGGCATTGATCAAGCTCCGCGCCGTGGATCTCGGCTCCATGCCGCCCGGCAACGTGACGCACATCACCGACGCGGAGCGGGACATTTTGAAACGCTGGGTGGAGGCCGGGGCGCCCCTCAAATAA
- the pucD gene encoding xanthine dehydrogenase subunit D — protein sequence MSLRTVSRPRHGVGESVPRPDAVPKTKGRFLFASDLWAEGMLWGHTVRSPHPHARIRSIEITGALTHPGVHAVLLACDVPGKKTYGLEVADQPVLAQDRVRYQGEPVAILAASDPETARRAAERIVAEYEVLPAVTDMEDALRPGAPHVHEFGNVLRHLAIVHGHREFKADVWVDGYYEVGMQDQAPLGPEAGLAVPAADGGIDLYVATQWLHVDRQQIAPCVNLPVEKVRLHLAGVGGAFGAREDISMQIHAALLALRTGKPVKMVYSREESFYGHVHRHPSRIWLRHGAARDGRLLSVRARILVDGGAYTSSSPAVIANASTFAVGPYEMPHARIEGTAVYTNNPPCGAMRGFGAVQACFAYEAQMDRLARALGRDPVDLRLQNALATGSVLPTGQIVRGSAPVRDVIRRCAALPLPAEGPSAGRGDPLAYPGGAGNVSRGERLRRGVGFAVGYKNLAYSEGFDDSSEASLRLRRGPAGPIAEVRSAAAEVGQGVHTVLGQIVRTELGIDAVVILPPDTLAGSAGSSSASRQTMMSGGAVQAACAAVRETLFARVRRARTGATSSAAFRLEDGYVWAGDVTCGRIEEFLDEPIDETRVYHHRRTGSFDSRGRGDVHVAFAFAAQRAVVDVDEDLGLVRIVQIATAQDVGRALHPQHVHGQIEGGIAQGVGLALMEELQIQDGRIRNASFTDYLIPTILDMPPVVSTFVEEPEPDVPYGAKGVGEPSTVVAPAAIAAALRNATGRGLNRIPVRPDDLTGLAAPVSSAGPPPSPDVPGSDAVAKYYGLAAGQGELMRPSSVEPGDAGSA from the coding sequence GTGAGTCTTCGCACGGTCTCCCGGCCTCGCCACGGCGTCGGCGAAAGCGTGCCGCGACCTGACGCCGTCCCAAAGACGAAGGGCAGGTTTCTATTCGCAAGCGATCTCTGGGCGGAGGGCATGCTCTGGGGCCACACCGTGCGCAGTCCGCATCCCCACGCGCGGATTCGCTCCATCGAGATCACAGGCGCCCTGACCCACCCAGGCGTCCACGCGGTGCTTCTCGCGTGCGACGTCCCCGGTAAGAAGACTTATGGGCTCGAGGTGGCCGATCAGCCGGTGCTCGCACAGGACCGCGTCCGGTACCAGGGCGAACCCGTGGCGATTCTCGCGGCGAGCGATCCCGAAACGGCCCGGCGGGCCGCCGAGAGGATCGTGGCAGAGTACGAGGTGCTTCCCGCCGTAACGGACATGGAAGACGCGCTGCGCCCGGGCGCGCCCCACGTGCACGAGTTCGGCAACGTGCTTCGGCATCTTGCGATCGTGCACGGTCATCGAGAATTCAAGGCCGACGTCTGGGTCGACGGCTACTACGAGGTCGGCATGCAGGACCAGGCTCCGCTCGGCCCGGAAGCCGGCCTCGCGGTCCCCGCCGCGGACGGCGGCATCGACCTGTATGTTGCGACCCAGTGGCTGCATGTCGACCGGCAGCAGATCGCCCCGTGTGTGAACCTGCCGGTCGAAAAAGTCCGGCTGCACCTCGCCGGAGTCGGCGGGGCGTTCGGCGCCCGCGAGGACATCAGCATGCAGATTCACGCGGCCCTGCTGGCGCTGCGAACCGGGAAACCGGTCAAGATGGTCTACAGCCGGGAAGAGTCATTTTACGGCCACGTCCACCGGCATCCGTCGCGCATCTGGCTGCGGCACGGGGCCGCGCGTGATGGCCGCCTGCTCAGCGTTCGCGCCCGGATCCTGGTCGACGGTGGTGCCTATACCTCTTCCTCGCCCGCGGTGATCGCCAACGCCTCGACCTTCGCGGTCGGTCCCTATGAGATGCCGCACGCGCGCATCGAAGGCACCGCGGTCTACACCAACAACCCGCCGTGCGGCGCGATGCGGGGTTTTGGAGCCGTGCAGGCGTGTTTCGCCTACGAGGCACAGATGGACCGGCTTGCGCGGGCCTTGGGCCGGGATCCGGTGGACCTGCGGCTCCAAAACGCGCTGGCGACGGGATCGGTCCTCCCCACCGGCCAGATCGTGCGCGGCAGTGCGCCCGTCCGTGACGTGATCCGGCGCTGTGCCGCCCTCCCGCTCCCCGCTGAGGGTCCGTCTGCCGGCCGCGGAGACCCGCTCGCCTACCCGGGCGGGGCCGGCAACGTCTCGCGGGGCGAACGGCTCCGGCGGGGGGTGGGATTCGCCGTCGGGTACAAGAACCTGGCGTACAGCGAGGGGTTCGATGACTCGTCCGAGGCGAGCCTCCGGCTGCGGCGCGGCCCCGCCGGGCCGATCGCGGAAGTGCGCAGCGCCGCCGCCGAAGTCGGCCAGGGCGTCCACACGGTGCTTGGCCAGATCGTTCGGACCGAACTCGGCATTGACGCGGTGGTGATCCTCCCGCCGGATACGCTCGCCGGCTCCGCCGGATCGAGCTCTGCATCGCGGCAGACAATGATGTCAGGCGGGGCGGTGCAGGCGGCCTGCGCCGCCGTCCGCGAGACGTTGTTTGCGCGCGTTCGCCGGGCGCGAACCGGCGCGACCTCATCCGCCGCCTTTCGCCTGGAGGACGGATACGTCTGGGCCGGGGACGTCACGTGCGGACGCATCGAAGAATTCCTGGACGAGCCGATTGACGAGACCCGTGTCTACCACCACCGGAGAACGGGATCGTTTGACAGCCGGGGCCGCGGGGACGTGCACGTGGCCTTCGCCTTCGCGGCCCAGCGGGCCGTCGTCGACGTGGACGAGGACCTCGGGCTCGTCCGGATCGTCCAGATCGCGACGGCGCAGGACGTGGGCCGGGCGCTCCACCCGCAGCATGTTCATGGACAGATCGAAGGCGGCATCGCGCAGGGGGTCGGCCTCGCCCTGATGGAGGAGCTCCAGATCCAAGACGGCCGCATCCGGAACGCGTCGTTTACGGACTACCTGATCCCCACGATTCTCGATATGCCGCCGGTGGTGTCCACTTTCGTCGAGGAGCCGGAGCCCGACGTCCCCTACGGCGCCAAGGGCGTGGGAGAGCCCTCCACGGTCGTGGCGCCCGCCGCGATCGCAGCCGCGCTGCGGAACGCCACCGGACGGGGATTGAACCGCATCCCCGTCCGGCCCGATGACCTCACCGGACTCGCCGCACCTGTCTCGTCCGCGGGGCCGCCTCCGTCGCCCGACGTACCGGGTTCAGACGCGGTCGCGAAATACTACGGGCTCGCGGCGGGACAGGGAGAGCTCATGCGTCCGTCCTCGGTGGAGCCGGGAGACGCGGGAAGCGCGTGA